The Mesomycoplasma ovipneumoniae genome includes a region encoding these proteins:
- a CDS encoding DNA polymerase III subunit beta, producing MKFRIKKNIIEKQIERMQVAILSHNNSPLSSFFMKLTRGGLFIISTNSELSYKVFIEKENLIEIIDVGFCLIDGFFLRDVIKKCDSEISFELKGNELIVSWEEASFTKSLINASFFPEIDFEQKGIKLIVNAKNFKKAVKNTAFATTNNPSQPVLSAINLSSDSGYLFFSATDTTRFASEKIEIFNQSKINISVNAKNLKDFIPPELDSDIELNIEPTKISYIYDNLTIQSRILTIDYKDISNVLPKKDEILYFFSIKKREIIDLIDKTTIISPGKDNVINLTMSKTELKGFISRQDSGQSNVSTKNVIDFKMNPIFANSGEYDPEFVEINVNYRYLKDAISVFDNIIEIYINNKKTKMLIKSPERPETSQLIGLILV from the coding sequence ATGAAATTTAGAATTAAAAAGAACATTATTGAAAAACAAATCGAAAGAATGCAAGTAGCAATTCTTAGTCACAATAATTCTCCACTGAGCTCTTTTTTTATGAAATTAACAAGAGGAGGTTTGTTTATAATATCGACAAATAGCGAACTTTCTTATAAAGTTTTTATCGAAAAAGAAAATTTAATTGAAATAATTGATGTCGGTTTTTGTTTAATTGATGGATTTTTTTTACGCGATGTTATAAAAAAATGTGACTCAGAAATTAGCTTTGAATTAAAAGGTAACGAACTAATTGTTTCATGAGAAGAAGCTTCATTTACAAAAAGTCTTATTAATGCTAGTTTTTTTCCAGAAATTGACTTTGAACAAAAAGGGATAAAATTAATTGTAAATGCAAAAAACTTCAAAAAAGCCGTAAAAAACACAGCTTTTGCAACGACAAACAACCCTTCTCAACCCGTTTTATCGGCGATAAATCTTAGTTCTGATTCAGGTTATTTATTTTTTTCAGCAACAGACACAACTAGATTTGCCTCAGAAAAAATTGAAATTTTTAACCAAAGTAAAATAAATATCTCTGTAAATGCTAAAAATTTGAAAGATTTTATACCTCCAGAGCTCGATTCAGACATTGAATTAAATATTGAACCTACAAAAATTAGCTACATTTACGATAATTTAACTATTCAGTCAAGAATTTTGACAATAGACTACAAAGATATTTCAAATGTTTTGCCAAAAAAAGATGAAATTTTATATTTCTTTTCTATAAAAAAGCGCGAAATTATCGATCTAATTGATAAAACTACGATAATTTCACCCGGAAAAGATAATGTAATTAATCTTACAATGTCAAAAACTGAATTAAAAGGTTTCATTTCACGACAAGATTCAGGTCAATCTAATGTTTCAACAAAAAATGTTATTGACTTTAAAATGAATCCAATTTTTGCTAATTCTGGCGAGTATGATCCTGAATTTGTCGAAATAAATGTCAATTATCGTTACCTGAAAGACGCAATTTCTGTTTTTGACAATATTATTGAAATTTATATAAATAACAAAAAGACAAAAATGCTCATAAAATCACCTGAGCGTCCAGAAACTAGTCAACTTATTGGTCTAATTCTTGTGTAA